The segment CTCCAACGCGCTGCTGGCGGCCAGTCCGGATTTCCAGACCAAATACGGCTATCCCGACGCCAAGCCCGGCAAGGGCAACATGACGCTCTGTTCCAACTGGGTCGCGGAGGCATTCGGCTGCCTGGCACTCACCCTGGAGATGCCATTCAAGGACAACGCCGACCGGCCCGACGCGACCTTCGGCTGGTCACCCGACCGCTGCCAGGCCTTCGGTGCGGCCCATCTCGACGCGATGCTGGCCGTGCTGGCAGCGTAAAACTTCGACGAGATGCCCGGATCAAGTCCGGGCATGACGAAAGCTCGCAAAAGCCGTCATGCGCGGGCTCGACCCGCGTATCTCATCTCGGTGACGAACGGCCCTAGAGCGTCGCGTCGTCGACCGACCAGAGGGCGAATCCCGGGCTCTCGTCCCAGATGCGCGGCTCCCAGCTGTCGTCCATGCGGTCCATGTCGGCGAAATACTCGGTACGCCCGCCCGCCGGGTTGTTGAAATACCAGTAATAGTTCGAACCGAGGATGTGGCGGCCCGGGGTCGTATCCGGGTCCCAGCCCTTATCCTTCATAAACTTGCCGCCCATCATGACCATGTCGAAATTCTCGACCTCGAAGGAGGCATGATCGAAGGCGTTGCGGTCGGCCCGGCTGATCAGGAAGAGATTGTGATGGTCATGCCCGCCCTCGCAGCGCATGAAGTCGCCACCGGTCTTGGTGCTGTCCGACAGGCGGAAGCGCAGCCGGTCGAGATAGAAGCTCACTGCCTTCTCCCGGTCGGCCATCTCGATCATGTAGACCACATGGCCGATCCGGATCGGGTTCGCCTGGGCTGCCGGCGAGATCACGGCATTCATCCGCGGCTCGTTCGTGTTGACGTTGTGGGGGATGATCTCGACGTCGGTTTGTGTCGGTGACGCGACCATGAGGCCCAGCCCGTTGCCGCTCTCATCGGCAAAACAGAGCGTGCCACCCTCGTCGGTCACGTCGCGATCGCTGGCGAGATCCTCGCCCATCTCCTTGAGACCGGCCGCATCGGCCACGCCCCAGATCGCACGCCGCAGCGTCGATTTCGCCGGGTCCGGTGTCGCCGGCAGCGACGGATCATCGGACCGGCGCAGCTCGATAACCTGGCCCGTGCGGGTCTTGAAAACCGTGCGCTCAGGGCCGCTCTCGACCTCGTTCACGCCCCAGTCCCGGTAGTAGTTGGCGCCGGTCTCCATATCCTCGACGCCATAGATCAGTTTCTCGACACGCGTGATGGTCATGGCTGGTTCCTCCCGCCTCTAACTTCGTCAAATCTACTCGTCGACGACGTCGGCCCACAAGGTACCGATCTTTGAAATCTCGACCTCGATCCGGTCCCCCGCCTTCATCCAAAGCGGCGGGTTGCGCCTGGCGCCGACCCCGCTCGGCGTGCCCGTCGCGATCACGTCCCCCGGCTCCAGCGGGGTGAAGCGCGAGATGTAGGAGATGATATACGGCACGGAGAAAAGCAACATATCGGTCGTGGAATGCTGCACGACCTCGCCGTTGAGCCGGGTGGTGAGCTCCATCGCAGACGGATCGGGAATCTCGTCGGCGGTCACCAGCCACGGTCCGAGCGGGCCGGACTTGTAGAAATTCTTGCCCGCCGTGACCGAGTGTTTCTGGTAGTCGCGCACGCTGCCGTCGATGAAGATCGTGTAGCCGGCGACATGATCCAGCGCATCGGCCTCGCTGATATGCCGGCCGCCCCTGCCGATGATCGCCGTCAGTTCGCCCTCGAAGTCATAATTGTCCGAGGCTTTCGGCCGCTCCATCTCACCGCAATGGCCGACAAGCGTGTTGGTCGAGCGCATGAAGAGCTGGAGTTCGGCCGGCAATGTGTTGGCGGTCTCCGTCACATGGTCCTTGTAGTTCAGACCGGCGCAGAGAATCTTGTCCGGGTCGGTGATCACGGGCAGGAAGGTCACGTCCGGCAGCACCGTGTCGGGATCGCCGGTCATGGCGCTTTCACCCAGCGCATCCAGATCGCCGGCGGCAATCGCCGCACGAAGGCTCTTGTGAGGTCCGTGCTGACTGAGGTCTACGACCCCGTCCTCGCGGACCAGGCCGAATGTATCGGGGCCGTCCGCGACCCTGTAGCTGATGAACTTCATGACATTTCCCTCTAAATCTCGTCGATAATATCGACAGCCAGCGTGCCGATCTTCGGCACCTCGACATCGAGCCTGTCGCCGCCCTTCATCCAGAGCAACGGTTCGCGCCCCGCGCCGGAACCCGCAGGCGAACCTGTCGCGATGATGTCGCCGGGCTGCAGCGGCGTGACCTTCGACAGGTACGAGATGATATACGGAATATCGAAGATCAGCATGTCCGCGCCGCAATCCTGCACGACCTCACCATTGAGGCGGGTCGTCACATGCAGCCTGGACGGGTCGGGAATCTCGTCCGCCGTGGTCATCACCGGGCCCAACGGCCCCGTCGCCACGAAGTTCTTGCCCGCCGTCACCGAGTGTTTCTGGATATCGCGGACGCTGCCATCGACCATGATCGTGTATCCCGCAACATGGTCCAGCGCCTCGGCCTCCGACACATGGCGGGTCTCCCGCCCGATGACGGCGCAGATCTCCCCTTCGAAATCGAGACACTCCGACACTCTGGGCCGAATCATGGCGCCGCCATGGGGCACCAGCGTCGAGTTTGCCTTGAGGAACAGCGAGAGATTCTCGGGCATCTCGAAGCCCATCTCCTCGACATGATCCTTGTAGTTCTTGCCGGCGCAGAACATATGGGTGGGATCGGGGATGGTCGGCAGATAGGTGATGTCCGCCAGCGCCGCATCCGGGCCCTCGCCCCGTGCCGCCGCACCGATGTCCATCAGATCACCCGACGCGATCGCCGCCCTGAGGCTGCCATGAGGCCCACGGGCGCCGAGATCGACCACGCCGTCACCGGCAACGAAGCCCCAGGTCGCACCTTTGGCACCGATATAACTCACGAACTGCATGTATTCCCCTGCTTTGACCCGAGCATATCCGTTGGGGACCGAGCGACCAAGCCATGGGTTGAACCAGGAATTAGAAAGAAACGCGTCATACCCGGGCTTGACCCGGGCATCTCTGACAACGGTGCCCCGGATGCGCGGATCAAGTCCGCGCATGACGAAATTGACCAGACCCTATCCCGTCAAATCCGGCCAGAGATTGTCCGCGCCACGCGTGATGATCATTGAGCCCAGCATCTCCGACCATGCGCCTTCGGCCCCGAACTCCGACCGCCAGGCCCACAACCGCCGGGTCAGATGATGCAGCCGGTACTCGTCGGTGAACCCGATCGCGCCATGCACCTGATGGGCGATACTGGCCGTCTTGCCTGCCGCCTCGCCGGTACGGATCTTGGCCGCCGCGATGGCCGACAGCCCCGCGCCATCCAGCCCGAAACGATCCACCGCCCGGCAGGCCTTCCGCGCGGCGACCCCGGCGGCGGCGGCCTCCCCGGCCATCACGGCCAATTGCTGCTGGATCGCCTGGAACCGCCCGATGGGCCGGCCGAACTGCACCCGTTCGTTGGCATAGGTCACGCACAGGTCGAGCGCGGCAGAGATAGCCCCCGCCATCTGACATGACCGCACCAGCGCGCCGAGGGTCCGCAGCGGGGGTGTCCCGATGGACACCTCCCATGCCGTGACAGACGTCTTGTCGCACGTCAGCGCATCGCGCGGGTCGCGGCCGATATTGCGGTCGGCGGTGACGCGCGTATCGGATGTTGCGACAGCGGCCAGATGCAACGCATCGCCCCGCATCGCGTCCACCAGCACATGCGTCGCCGACCGGCCCCACGGCACCCGTTCGAGTTCACCCGTTATCCCGGCTTCCGTCATCGCAACCGGCGGCGCATCCGCGATGGTCGGCACACCCGCGGGGATGTCGTGGCCGCCGCCGGCGAACATCCAGCCCGCGGCGATTGCCTCGGCCAACGGCACAGGTGCTGCGTGTGCGCCGGCGGCGCGCAGAACCACTTCGGCATCCTCCCAGCCGAGCCCGCTGCCGCCTTTTTCTTCGGATACGAGGATGCGGTCGAGGCCGTTTTCGGTGATCACGTCCCACAGGCCCTGTGGAAAGTCGCCCGCCTCGGCGGCGCGGAACACATCCGCGTCGAGATGTTCTGCGAACAGCCGGTCGCAGGTCTCGGCGATCATGGCGCGTTCTTCGTTCATGGGCACGCGCCTTCCACAATCGTCATACCCGGACTTGATCCCGGCATCTCCCGAATAGTTTCCGCCGGATGAACGTGGATGGCCGGGTCAAGCCCGGCCATGACGACGGTGGGAATGGTTTGGAAAGCGATCACCGCAGCCCCAGCCCCCGCGCGATGACACCGCGCATGATCTCGGTCGTGCCACCACGCAACGAGAACGACACGCAGGCCTGCTGCACATAGGCCAGCGTCTTCTCGAAATCGCCGCCGTGGTCGATCCGCGGTGACGCGCCGATCACCTGATGCGCGATCTCGGGGACGGACTGCTCGAACATCACCCCCAGATCCTTGACGAAGGCCGCCTCCAGCGCCGGTTCCGCGCCCGCATCCAACTGGGCCGCGACCGACAGGGACATGGCCCGCAAGGTGGACAAATGGGCATACAGGCGGCCGATCGCCGACGCCGCCATGTCCGTCGGCGCCTCGCCCGCCACCCGCACCAGCTCCTTGAGCAACGCGAAGGCGCTCAGGAACCGATCCGGTCCGCTGCGCTCGAAGGCGAGCTCGGCCGTCACCTGGCGCCAGCCGGTGCCCTCCTCGCCCACCAGCATCGTATCGGGAACGAACACATCATCGAACGTGACCTCGTTGAACTCCGCGTCGCCGATCATGTTGCGGATCGGCTGGACCGTCACGCCGGGCGAGGCCAGGTCGATGATGAATTGCGTGGTGCCGCCATGGCGGTTCTCCCCCGCCTCGCCGGTGCGCAGCAGCGCGATCATGTAGTGGGAATGCTGGGCGTAGGTGGTCCAGACCTTGCGGCCGTCGACGATCCAGCCTTTCTCGCCATTCACTTCCGCCGGTTCGGCCTTCGAGCGGATCGACGCCAGGTCGGAGCCTGAATCCGGCTCGCTCATACCGATACAGAAATAGGACTCCCCCGCCGCGATCCCCGGCAGCAGCGTTTCGCGCTGTTCGTCGGTGCCGAAACGCAAAATCAGCGGCCCCGACTGGCGCTCGGCGATCCAGTGGGCCGCCACGGGCGCCCCCGCCGCCAGCAACTCCTCGATGACCACGTAACGCTCGAGCGCGCTGCGCCCGGCCCCATAGGGCGCGGGCCAGGTCATGCCCAGCCAGCCGCGTTGCCCCAGTTTGCGCGAGAAGTCCGCATCGAAGCCGACCCAGGACCGGGCCCGCGCCGGGACCAGGATGTCCGAGGCCTCGGCGTCCAGAAACGCGCGCACCTCGGCCCGCAACGCGTCGGCGCCGGGCGGCAGTTCGCATGGCTCGAAGGCAAAGGCCTGCATCTGTCCTCCTGTTGAACGCGCATATTAGAGGATGGAACCCGGGTTCGTCGCCTTCCCGAACAACTCAGCCTCATGCCCGGACTTGATCCGGGCATCTCACCACCGGTGCCAGTCTCGAACACACGGGCGGGTCACAGACCCGCCCCGATTAGGCATTTCCGGTCTCTGTAGGGGCGGGTTTGCAACCCGCCCGCGGAAAGCATCACATCCAACCGCGCTTCCCTCGAAGAACGGGCGGGTTTAAAACCCGCCCCTACGGCCTCAAGATGGCCCAACGGAGGTAACTCTGGGGGAGGAAACCAATGAGCGATTTTCTGATCTATGAACAGGACGGCGCGGTCGTCACCCTGACGATGAACCAGCCCGATGCGCGCAACCCCCTGTCGGGCGAGAGCCAGTATGAAGCTTTCGTGGACGCGACCGACCGGATCAGCCGCGACGATTCCGTGAAATGCGTGATCCTCACAGGCGCGGGCAGCGCCTTTTCCGCCGGCGGCAACGTCAAGGACATGCGCGACCGCAAGGGCCTGTCGGAAGGCGGGCCGTATCAGATCCGCAACAACTACAAGCGCGACATCCACAACATCCCGCTTACCCTCTACAACCTCGAGGTGCCGACCATAGCCGCCGTGAACGGTGCCGCCGTGGGCGCAGGCTGCGATCTCGCCTGCATGTGCGACATCCGCATCGCGTCCGAAAAGGCCCGCTTCGCCGAGAGCTTCGTCAAGCTGGGCATCATCTCGGGCGACGGCGGGGCCTTCCTGCTGCCCAAGCTGGTCGGCATGTCCAAGGCCGCCGAAATGACCTTCACCGGCGACATGATCGACGCCAACGAAGCGCTCGCATGCGGGCTGGTCTCACGCGTGGTGCCCCATGACAGCCTGATGGACGAGGCCCACATCCTGGCGGGCAAGATCGCCGCCAATCCGGGCCACTCCCTGCGCATGTCCAAGCGCCTGCTGCGCGAGGGCGTGCATTCCCGCCTCGAGACGGTGCTCGAAATGGCCGCCGCCTTCCAGGCGCTTGCCCATCACACGGGCGAGCATGACGACGCGGTAAACGCGCTGATCAAGGCGATGGAGAAGAAGGGCTGAGGCCCGATTTCGGGAGGAACGAACCATGGCGCACATCACCACCGACGACGTCGTAAAGCTCTGGGTCGAGGAGCATGGCAGCGGGACGCCAATTATCTTCGCCCACGAGTTCGGCGGCGATATCCGCAGCTGGGAACCGCAGCTCCGCCACTTCGCGCGGAACTACCACACGATCGCCTTCAACGCCCGGGGCTACCCGCCCTCGGACGTGCCCGAAGATTTGGCCATGTACGGCCAGTTCCGGGCCGTGGACGACATCCTCGCCGTGCTCGACGCGCTGGGCATCGAAAAGGCCCATATCGTTGGCCTGTCCATGGGCGGCTTCGCGGCACTCCATTTCGGCTTCCGCCACCCCGACCGGGCGCTGTCCCTCACGGTGGCCGGCGCGGGTTACGGTGCCCACCCCGACGTCCACGCGCAGTTCGCAGACGAAACCAAGGAAGTGGCCTCGCGGATCGAGGCCGACACGATGGCCGAATTCTCCAAGATCTACGCCATCGGCCCGACCCGGGTGCAGTATGCCAACAAGGACCCACGCGGCTGGGAGGCCTTCTCCCAGGAGCTCGCCGACCATTCGACCAAAGGCTCGGCGAACACCATGCGTGCCGTCCAGGGCGGCCGCCCGTCGCTCTACGACTTCGCGCGCGAGATGCAGGCCCTCGAGGTTCCGACCCTGATCATGAATGGTGACGAAGACGACCCGTGCCTCGATGTCGGCCTGTTCATGAAGCGCAACATCCGCTCAGCCGCGCTCGTGCTGCTGCCCCGTTCGGGTCACCTGATCAACCTGGAGGAGCCGGGCCTGTTCAACCAGCAGCTGGGCGACTTCCTGGCCCGGGTCGATGCCGGCCGCTGGGAGCTGCGCGACCCGCGCTCGATGACGACCGATATTCTGTGGACACCGGATCAGTAGAGTAGGAGATCGTTAGGGCATGGTGTGACCAACCCAAATTGAGATCACCAATTACAACAACTGCACGACGCACACCGAAAGCGGGAAGAAAACATTAAATAATCCGAGTCCTATTTAGAAAATCGAATACCCAGAAAAATCAGTGTATTTAACGCCTTTGTTTTTGAAGTGATAAACAGAACCACCCGTAGTGGAAGAAAAATCCCCAATGACACTAGATTGATGAATGCCAACATTGGCGTCACCGCGTGCAAAAAAAGCAAATTTATGGATATGGCTCCAATCCTCTCTCGACAACAAATCACTAGCCAGATGCTGTAGAGCGGACAGATTGGTTGATTTCTCTACCTCCGCTATCTCGTGCAGTTGTTGATCGCTCATATCAACAAACCGGACACAGACCATTCCGGATCGTAATCCAGAAAGCTGATCAGACGCAGCTTCCTTAGTCCGCTCCGCCAAATAGTCCATGATTCTTGTGTCCGCCTGACTGTCGACGACAACTGCCGTGACCCCGTGTCCAGGCGTAATATTGAACACTATGTTAGCGTTCTGCGTTTCCGCCAAACTTTCAACTGCGCTCCGGAGACCCGAAACGGATTCCGGATTGATGATGGTCGGAATCTCTGGACATTCGACTGGTCCGACCAATCGATATTCCACACTAAAACCGTCGACACCCGAAGAGCCTGTCTGCGTTCGCAAACTTTCGGCTACCGCATTTGCAATGCTAAGTTGATGTTCGGTTCGACCTTCCAATCGCTTTTCCAAAGTCACCTTGACTAACTCAATCCCTGCCTCACGCTTTCGATCCTCACCAACAATATTCTGTATGGCAGCCCCAAGTTGAACCAACCTTTTCCTGTGAATCGGTCTCCCCGCGTCTCCGCTCAGGTTCTTGCACTCGACCTCAAGGAAAGAGCCATCCCTCTCACATAGAAGGTCGAATTTTTCAGTTCCTTCCAGGTCGACAAATTCGACGGAAAACCCCCTATGCATAAGGTGCGCAGCGACAACAAACTCAAAAGCAACGGGGGCTAAACCACTGTCGTTTTTAAGTGCGTCACGAATTGCACCTTCGAGCCGAACTTTTCCTTGGCTCGAAAGCCGTTGATGAATCCTACTGGTCATACCAATAAACCCAAAAAGGGCTGCTTCATCCGCGTCAATAGGAACTCGATAATTCCTCCCAGTCGATTTCCTCCAACTCAAAAAATCCTGTAATGATATTTCCAAAGGAAACCGATCGACAATGTACTCTTCATAGAACGGATTACTCTTTATTTGGGTGTCGAAGGATTCGAATCGTTTCTTCCAATTTTTGGCTCCCGCAATGACCATGAATCTTGTCAGAAGTGCAGAAAATTCAGCCGGAATCATTTCAGGAACGAAGTGCAAGTTAAGTGTAGCGGCGGTCTAAACCGCCTCCCTGTTCAACTGAAGACCAAAATTGAGATCGAACTGCATGACTAGCTGATTACGCCTCACCCAATCCCGTATTTCTTCGCCCAGCCCAGCCCCGCAACCGTGTCGCCGCGTGGCCTGTATTCCGCGCCGACCC is part of the Alphaproteobacteria bacterium genome and harbors:
- a CDS encoding VOC family protein, producing MTITRVEKLIYGVEDMETGANYYRDWGVNEVESGPERTVFKTRTGQVIELRRSDDPSLPATPDPAKSTLRRAIWGVADAAGLKEMGEDLASDRDVTDEGGTLCFADESGNGLGLMVASPTQTDVEIIPHNVNTNEPRMNAVISPAAQANPIRIGHVVYMIEMADREKAVSFYLDRLRFRLSDSTKTGGDFMRCEGGHDHHNLFLISRADRNAFDHASFEVENFDMVMMGGKFMKDKGWDPDTTPGRHILGSNYYWYFNNPAGGRTEYFADMDRMDDSWEPRIWDESPGFALWSVDDATL
- a CDS encoding fumarylacetoacetate hydrolase family protein, with the translated sequence MKFISYRVADGPDTFGLVREDGVVDLSQHGPHKSLRAAIAAGDLDALGESAMTGDPDTVLPDVTFLPVITDPDKILCAGLNYKDHVTETANTLPAELQLFMRSTNTLVGHCGEMERPKASDNYDFEGELTAIIGRGGRHISEADALDHVAGYTIFIDGSVRDYQKHSVTAGKNFYKSGPLGPWLVTADEIPDPSAMELTTRLNGEVVQHSTTDMLLFSVPYIISYISRFTPLEPGDVIATGTPSGVGARRNPPLWMKAGDRIEVEISKIGTLWADVVDE
- a CDS encoding fumarylacetoacetate hydrolase family protein gives rise to the protein MQFVSYIGAKGATWGFVAGDGVVDLGARGPHGSLRAAIASGDLMDIGAAARGEGPDAALADITYLPTIPDPTHMFCAGKNYKDHVEEMGFEMPENLSLFLKANSTLVPHGGAMIRPRVSECLDFEGEICAVIGRETRHVSEAEALDHVAGYTIMVDGSVRDIQKHSVTAGKNFVATGPLGPVMTTADEIPDPSRLHVTTRLNGEVVQDCGADMLIFDIPYIISYLSKVTPLQPGDIIATGSPAGSGAGREPLLWMKGGDRLDVEVPKIGTLAVDIIDEI
- a CDS encoding acyl-CoA dehydrogenase family protein, whose amino-acid sequence is MNEERAMIAETCDRLFAEHLDADVFRAAEAGDFPQGLWDVITENGLDRILVSEEKGGSGLGWEDAEVVLRAAGAHAAPVPLAEAIAAGWMFAGGGHDIPAGVPTIADAPPVAMTEAGITGELERVPWGRSATHVLVDAMRGDALHLAAVATSDTRVTADRNIGRDPRDALTCDKTSVTAWEVSIGTPPLRTLGALVRSCQMAGAISAALDLCVTYANERVQFGRPIGRFQAIQQQLAVMAGEAAAAGVAARKACRAVDRFGLDGAGLSAIAAAKIRTGEAAGKTASIAHQVHGAIGFTDEYRLHHLTRRLWAWRSEFGAEGAWSEMLGSMIITRGADNLWPDLTG
- a CDS encoding acyl-CoA dehydrogenase family protein, with the protein product MQAFAFEPCELPPGADALRAEVRAFLDAEASDILVPARARSWVGFDADFSRKLGQRGWLGMTWPAPYGAGRSALERYVVIEELLAAGAPVAAHWIAERQSGPLILRFGTDEQRETLLPGIAAGESYFCIGMSEPDSGSDLASIRSKAEPAEVNGEKGWIVDGRKVWTTYAQHSHYMIALLRTGEAGENRHGGTTQFIIDLASPGVTVQPIRNMIGDAEFNEVTFDDVFVPDTMLVGEEGTGWRQVTAELAFERSGPDRFLSAFALLKELVRVAGEAPTDMAASAIGRLYAHLSTLRAMSLSVAAQLDAGAEPALEAAFVKDLGVMFEQSVPEIAHQVIGASPRIDHGGDFEKTLAYVQQACVSFSLRGGTTEIMRGVIARGLGLR
- a CDS encoding crotonase/enoyl-CoA hydratase family protein; translation: MSDFLIYEQDGAVVTLTMNQPDARNPLSGESQYEAFVDATDRISRDDSVKCVILTGAGSAFSAGGNVKDMRDRKGLSEGGPYQIRNNYKRDIHNIPLTLYNLEVPTIAAVNGAAVGAGCDLACMCDIRIASEKARFAESFVKLGIISGDGGAFLLPKLVGMSKAAEMTFTGDMIDANEALACGLVSRVVPHDSLMDEAHILAGKIAANPGHSLRMSKRLLREGVHSRLETVLEMAAAFQALAHHTGEHDDAVNALIKAMEKKG
- a CDS encoding alpha/beta hydrolase; this translates as MAHITTDDVVKLWVEEHGSGTPIIFAHEFGGDIRSWEPQLRHFARNYHTIAFNARGYPPSDVPEDLAMYGQFRAVDDILAVLDALGIEKAHIVGLSMGGFAALHFGFRHPDRALSLTVAGAGYGAHPDVHAQFADETKEVASRIEADTMAEFSKIYAIGPTRVQYANKDPRGWEAFSQELADHSTKGSANTMRAVQGGRPSLYDFAREMQALEVPTLIMNGDEDDPCLDVGLFMKRNIRSAALVLLPRSGHLINLEEPGLFNQQLGDFLARVDAGRWELRDPRSMTTDILWTPDQ